Proteins encoded by one window of Lycium barbarum isolate Lr01 chromosome 11, ASM1917538v2, whole genome shotgun sequence:
- the LOC132617834 gene encoding uncharacterized protein LOC132617834 has product MGYEVFDNVKYEKARATECFNRFRKMMKMLQFIQVVGAFMLISWFWTRLPATIKLSVYLFNPHVVFLIGNAIIVVILLLCRQTKANSNSGTPYINHENVRSGDENKQIIFPESNNVNEETATKKIHILERTQQQQQPSTVITQVGPEKAKIYTNLTLPLCGRETVSDRSSAQKILQRTQQQRQPSVVLQMGFKEDKMYANFTVPLCGGESVSDRRSAQKKLQRTQSVKLKRETDVNPQTQLRRTKTDMTTAVDTLSNEEFRVTIEAFIKKNQIFFEKQRLAETEQSKYVN; this is encoded by the coding sequence atgggGTATGAAGTGTTTGATAACGTAAAATATGAGAAAGCCAGAGCAACGGAATGTTTCAATCGGTTTCGGAAGATGATGAAGATGTTGCAATTTATTCAAGTGGTCGGGGCCTTCATGTTGATTTCATGGTTCTGGACTCGTCTCCCCGCAACCATTAAACTCTCTGTTTATTTGTTCAATCCTCACGTCGTTTTCCTCATTGGAAACGCTATCATTGTCGTTATCTTATTGCTCTGCCGTCAAACCAAAGCCAATAGCAACTCTGGCACTCCCTATATCAACCACGAAAACGTCCGCTCCGGCGATGAAAATAAGCAGATTATTTTCCCTGAAAGCAACAATGTTAACGAAGAGACGGCAACGAAGAAGATACATATACTTGAAAGGactcaacaacagcaacaacctaGTACTGTAATTACACAAGTAGGGCCTGAAAAGGCTAAGATTTATACAAACCTTACCCTACCTTTGTgtggtagagagactgtttctgaTAGATCCTCTGCTCAAAAGATACTTCAGAGGActcaacaacaacgacaacccAGTGTAGTCCTGCAAATGGGGTTCAAGGAAGATAAGATGTATGCAAATTTTACCGTACCTTTGTGTGGTGGAGAGTCTGTCTCCGATAGACGCTCCGCTCAAAAGAAACTTCAGAGGACTCAATCCgtgaaattgaagagagagactGATGTGAATCCTCAAACACAGCTCCGGCGTACCAAGACAGACATGACAACGGCTGTTGACACACTTAGCAACGAAGAATTTCGGGTTACAATTGAAGCGTTCATAAAGAAGAA